The following coding sequences are from one Venturia canescens isolate UGA chromosome 5, ASM1945775v1, whole genome shotgun sequence window:
- the LOC122410429 gene encoding odorant receptor 83a-like has translation MDLRVIPHRAIQKANFAALRWKISPKKDNPFFHLFLLLFHRRFFSFWAPGSESSGISKFLYFLYNKIMFAIIFTYTGTVIADLCENYRDLVMATDDGCYIVGALIVIFKLINFQLRRDRIEHLMNRIYEPVRMLLRSSDKAVVTLVKSFVLYEMGTVFILWSIGAFLIAASVIFPPTENGSLPIRAKYPFDSRVSPMHEVAFSIEATALTSIVTAIWVMDIVVMGFCRYTILQLQILGSNYMNCRNSLSERGYLRLPESSLATSFISAEDDFVIRTFVPFCSEESTESEDSFDKRFKTCVKHHHRLIRIVDDINELFSSGMLVQLCASTSMICLVAFQAVLGANENSSFAQYAVFFGSVFCQLWCWCWFGNALIYESDSLATSQWFSGWEDEKDISSVASLITMSLIRTRRPMGLAAGSFYTMSLGMFITILKSSYSIFALLTAVNDEP, from the exons AGAAGGCTAACTTCGCAGCTCTGAGGTGGAAGATCAGTCCAAAAAAGGataatccattttttcatctgttcTTACTGCTATTTCATCGcagatttttcagtttctgGGCCCCGGGTTCAGAGTCTTCGGGAATTTCAAAGTTCCTTTATTTCCTGTACAACAAAATCATGTTCGCAATAATATTCACGTACACGGGTACGGTCATCGCCGATCTTTGTGAAAACTACAGGGACTTGGTGATGGCGACTGACGACGGTTGCTACATCGTTGGTGCATTGATCGTCATTTTCAAACTCATAAACTTTCAATTGCGGCGTGATAggatcgaacatttaatgaatAGGATTTACGAGCCCGTCCGGATGTTACTTCGCTCGTCCG ATAAAGCCGTCGTGACTCTCGTCAAAAGTTTCGTTCTCTATGAAATGGGAACAGTCTTCATCCTGTGGAGCATCGGAGCTTTTCTGATAGCCGCTTCGGTCATATTTCCACCAACGGAGAACGGCTCGTTGCCGATTCGTGCCAAGTATCCGTTCGACTCGAGGGTCTCGCCGATGCACGAAGTTGCATTTTCCATTGAAGCGACCGCCTTAACGTCGATTGTAACCGCGATTTGGGTGATGGACATTGTAGTAATGGGTTTTTGCAGGTACACAATTCTGCAGCTACAAATTCTCGGATCGAACTACATGAACTGTCGGAATTCATTGAGCGAGCGTGGCTACCTCAGATTGCCGGAGAGCAGTTTAGCCACAAGCTTTATCAGCGCAGAAGACGACTTCGTTATTCGTACTTTCGTGCCATTCTGTTCGGAAGAAAGCACCGAATCTGAGGATAGTTTTGATAAGCGTTTTAAAACTTGTGTCAAGCACCATCATCGGTTGATTCGGATCGTTGATGACATCAACGAATTATTCAGCTCAGGAATGCTCGTCCAATTGTGCGCAAGTACGAGCATGATTTGTCTCGTTGCTTTTCAAGCAGTGCTC GGTgccaatgaaaattcaagtttcgcgCAGTACGCTGTTTTCTTCGGTTCCGTCTTTTGTCAACTTTGGTGCTGGTGCTGGTTCGGCAATGCATTGATCTACGAG AGTGATTCTTTGGCAACGAGCCAATGGTTTTCGGGGTGGGAGGATGAGAAAGACATTTCTTCGGTGGCTTCTCTGATAACCATGTCCCTGATACGGACACGTAGACCGATGGGTTTGGCAGCTGGAAGTTTTTACACGATGTCGTTGGGAATGTTCATCACG ATACTGAAAAGCAGTTACTCCATCTTCGCTCTTCTGACTGCTGTAAACGACGAGCCTTAA